A window of Microcystis aeruginosa FD4 contains these coding sequences:
- a CDS encoding polyprenol monophosphomannose synthase, whose amino-acid sequence MIIGTEFLSGVVIATGCFYSLYLCISVPKDVFFNGDGALKALLARQLSNGQWRFDLVERAEAWVTRLWQEGLYTYRPPFVYYLNQRYYISFPFPFSLLTSLFYKLWGYRGFYLIPLLSTWVLWLSFSRAIPAFSLDSWGGLLGLVILIFASPLTLYSAIYCEHTLAVALGFLGIVIAFFLPDTANSGWLPNLLGGFLVGLSVWFRSECLALVATLTLLVFLGLTPEQTSIFAWYSTEQNLNFSEFLLTNRIAFSFVLGMIVSVFLLWLCNKLIYNRFLGVHALLVLEEFSWKKRIQEALTSFYQLNSSFWLHFPICIIPLAYLLTWSGQQLNFARDIPVTLISVTAIIILAVLVNLRRQGMVKTKALVKNNIIYFLILLASCYLFDIGNISLDKQMLFVYALYFIYTVGVSCLVDIAPGEVMVGGKQWGPRYLLPLIPFVTLLTVEQVKIVGANQEVFVAKGSWVLLLILMAIGVYKNIYQGGEFFYKTHQGIAPAIKSIEEDTNSIVAFSHQYAAQVLGFGLEKQKTFFRVEDSQAMVKLCQELLSQGLSSFPYVCYPYRPCQLLESPPEELEFSQDGKKFQIDINRSGIIGKYPFYEIVISASETGLLAQKSEDKPTITPAANDLVCTILPTYNERDNISQLVERLLASVPSPYLVLVVDDNSPDETWQIVENLAKQYPTPPQDSQFQSGVILCRRINEKGLTSALQRGIDDAINLYGAKIITWMDCDLSMPPEDVPQLITAIRAKKADMAVGSRWIPGGDDVAHGLMARMLSWIINRMAIVMLGNQVHDYTSGFIAVRSQVLEKIRLKGDYGEYCIDLLTRANRLGYKLVEVPYLCVPRIYGESKTGINLWDYLSKGRKYVATIWQLWQER is encoded by the coding sequence ATGATAATTGGCACGGAGTTTTTATCTGGGGTAGTAATTGCCACTGGTTGCTTTTATTCCCTATATCTATGTATTTCAGTTCCCAAGGATGTTTTTTTTAATGGTGATGGAGCGCTGAAAGCTTTACTAGCTCGTCAGCTAAGTAATGGTCAATGGCGATTTGACTTAGTTGAGCGCGCAGAAGCTTGGGTTACTCGTCTTTGGCAAGAGGGTTTATATACTTATCGCCCCCCTTTTGTCTACTACTTAAATCAACGTTATTATATCTCTTTTCCTTTTCCCTTCTCTTTGCTAACTTCCCTTTTTTATAAACTTTGGGGTTATCGGGGGTTTTACTTGATTCCCCTCCTATCAACTTGGGTATTGTGGCTCAGTTTTTCGAGAGCAATTCCCGCTTTTTCCCTGGACAGTTGGGGGGGTCTTTTGGGATTAGTTATTTTGATTTTTGCTTCTCCCTTAACTCTATACAGTGCCATATATTGTGAACATACCCTCGCTGTCGCTTTAGGATTTTTGGGAATTGTTATCGCTTTTTTTCTACCCGATACAGCTAATAGTGGCTGGCTGCCCAATTTATTAGGCGGATTTCTAGTGGGTTTATCAGTATGGTTCCGCTCGGAATGTCTGGCCCTAGTGGCAACTTTAACTTTATTAGTTTTCTTGGGGTTAACTCCAGAACAAACCTCAATTTTTGCTTGGTATTCAACCGAGCAAAATCTTAATTTTTCTGAATTTCTGCTAACTAATCGAATAGCTTTTAGTTTTGTGCTAGGCATGATTGTTAGTGTGTTTTTACTGTGGTTGTGCAATAAGTTAATTTATAATCGTTTTCTAGGAGTTCACGCTCTGTTAGTCCTTGAGGAGTTTTCTTGGAAAAAACGTATTCAAGAAGCCCTGACCAGTTTTTATCAGTTAAATAGCTCTTTTTGGCTGCATTTTCCTATCTGTATAATTCCCTTAGCTTACCTGCTCACTTGGAGCGGTCAACAATTGAATTTTGCTAGGGATATTCCCGTAACTTTAATTAGTGTAACGGCGATTATCATCTTAGCTGTTCTCGTCAATCTTCGCCGGCAAGGAATGGTCAAAACCAAGGCGTTAGTCAAGAACAATATCATTTACTTCCTGATACTTTTAGCTAGTTGTTATCTATTTGACATCGGCAATATATCTCTAGATAAACAAATGCTTTTTGTCTATGCTCTCTATTTTATCTACACAGTAGGGGTGTCTTGTTTAGTCGATATTGCCCCGGGAGAAGTCATGGTGGGAGGGAAACAATGGGGACCGAGATATTTATTGCCTCTTATCCCCTTTGTTACCTTATTAACGGTGGAACAAGTAAAAATTGTCGGGGCGAACCAAGAAGTTTTTGTAGCCAAGGGAAGTTGGGTTTTACTGTTAATCTTAATGGCAATAGGTGTCTACAAAAACATTTATCAAGGGGGAGAATTTTTCTATAAAACCCATCAGGGGATAGCACCAGCTATCAAAAGCATAGAAGAGGATACTAATTCTATTGTTGCCTTTTCTCATCAATATGCGGCACAAGTTTTGGGTTTTGGTTTGGAGAAACAAAAAACTTTCTTCCGTGTGGAAGATAGTCAAGCCATGGTTAAACTATGCCAAGAATTACTCAGTCAAGGATTGTCTAGTTTTCCCTACGTTTGCTATCCCTATCGCCCTTGTCAACTCTTAGAATCCCCACCGGAAGAACTGGAATTTAGCCAAGATGGAAAAAAGTTTCAAATTGACATAAATCGCTCTGGAATTATTGGTAAGTATCCTTTCTATGAAATAGTTATATCTGCTTCTGAGACAGGTTTACTAGCCCAAAAATCCGAGGATAAGCCAACAATTACTCCAGCAGCTAATGATTTAGTCTGTACGATTTTACCCACCTATAACGAGCGAGATAATATTAGTCAATTAGTTGAACGTTTACTAGCTAGTGTTCCTAGTCCTTATTTAGTGCTAGTGGTGGATGATAATTCTCCCGATGAAACTTGGCAGATAGTAGAAAATTTAGCCAAACAATATCCCACTCCTCCCCAAGATTCGCAATTCCAATCGGGGGTAATTTTGTGTCGCAGAATCAACGAGAAAGGATTAACCTCGGCTCTACAAAGAGGTATTGACGATGCAATTAATCTGTATGGGGCTAAAATTATTACTTGGATGGATTGTGATTTGTCTATGCCTCCAGAAGATGTGCCGCAATTAATCACAGCGATTCGAGCTAAAAAAGCTGATATGGCCGTAGGTTCTCGTTGGATTCCGGGGGGTGATGATGTTGCCCATGGACTGATGGCCCGGATGTTAAGCTGGATTATTAATCGCATGGCAATCGTGATGCTAGGCAATCAAGTTCACGACTATACCAGTGGTTTTATTGCCGTTCGTTCTCAGGTTTTAGAAAAAATTCGCTTAAAGGGAGATTATGGAGAATACTGCATTGATTTATTAACCCGTGCCAATCGTTTAGGTTATAAGTTAGTGGAAGTTCCTTATCTTTGCGTTCCTCGCATTTATGGTGAGAGTAAAACCGGAATTAATCTCTGGGATTATTTGTCAAAAGGACGGAAATATGTGGCAACTATTTGGCAATTGTGGCAAGAAAGATAA
- a CDS encoding DegT/DnrJ/EryC1/StrS family aminotransferase: MSSFIPVNEPLLAGKEKQYLNECIDSGWISSEGPFVQKFEENFALAVGRKYAVSVCNGSMALEAAIVALGIGSGDEVILPTFTIISCGAAIVKAGAIPVVVDCEAQTWNMDIAQIEAKITPRTKAIMVVHIYGLPVAMTPVLELAQKYGLKIIEDAAEMHGQTYQGKPCGSFGDISIFSFYSNKHITTGEGGMIVTNQEDIFERCRSLRNLYFQPQRRFIHEELGWNLRMTNLQAAVGLAQLEQLETFVERKRKMGRRYRELLQNIPCLELPLPQTDYAENIYWVYGVVLKDEVNFDAVEAMKRLQEHQIGTRPFFWCMHEQPVFHKMGLLQNISCPVAERLARRGFYLPSGLALTDEQIERVAQAVQQVFAEAE; encoded by the coding sequence ATGAGTAGCTTTATTCCCGTCAATGAGCCACTGCTTGCGGGCAAGGAAAAACAGTATCTTAACGAATGTATTGATAGTGGTTGGATTTCTTCGGAAGGTCCCTTCGTTCAGAAATTTGAAGAAAACTTTGCCCTCGCTGTTGGACGAAAGTATGCCGTTTCCGTGTGCAATGGTTCTATGGCCTTAGAAGCGGCCATCGTCGCTTTAGGAATTGGTTCGGGGGATGAGGTGATTCTCCCCACTTTTACCATCATTTCCTGCGGGGCCGCCATTGTCAAAGCTGGGGCGATTCCGGTGGTGGTGGACTGCGAAGCGCAGACTTGGAACATGGATATCGCTCAGATAGAGGCAAAAATCACGCCCCGCACTAAAGCGATAATGGTGGTTCATATCTACGGATTACCGGTGGCAATGACTCCAGTTTTAGAATTAGCTCAAAAATATGGTTTAAAAATTATTGAAGATGCGGCTGAAATGCACGGTCAAACCTATCAAGGTAAACCCTGTGGTAGTTTCGGTGATATCAGCATCTTTAGTTTCTATTCCAACAAACATATTACCACTGGGGAAGGGGGCATGATTGTCACCAACCAAGAGGATATTTTTGAGCGTTGTCGTTCCCTGAGAAATTTATATTTTCAGCCCCAACGACGTTTTATTCACGAAGAACTGGGCTGGAATCTGAGGATGACTAATCTGCAAGCGGCAGTGGGTTTAGCACAATTAGAACAGCTAGAAACTTTTGTCGAGCGCAAGAGAAAAATGGGCAGACGCTACAGGGAATTATTGCAAAATATACCCTGTCTAGAATTGCCCCTGCCTCAAACTGATTATGCCGAAAATATTTATTGGGTTTATGGTGTTGTTCTCAAAGATGAGGTTAACTTTGATGCTGTGGAAGCGATGAAACGCCTCCAAGAACATCAGATTGGTACGCGTCCTTTTTTCTGGTGTATGCACGAACAACCGGTATTTCACAAAATGGGATTATTGCAAAATATTTCCTGTCCCGTGGCTGAAAGACTCGCCCGCAGGGGTTTTTATCTGCCCAGCGGTTTAGCTCTCACGGACGAGCAAATTGAGCGAGTAGCCCAAGCAGTTCAGCAAGTTTTTGCTGAGGCTGAGTAG
- a CDS encoding AAA family ATPase, translating to MSFGEEFELLLRARYPLIYVTTLEEERLEKAIADIAKQSNNRAVYVWDFVDGYQDNPNNENLARRNPLQALEFVEKLPPNIAAIVILRDFQRFLEDISIARKLRNLTRSLKSQPKNLIIVAPELSIPSDLTEVITVVDFPLPSGEEIKQEIQRLIAATGQPLKEPLLDELVLSAQGLSLERIRRVLAKCLASHGKIEPEDVELILAEKRQSIRQTQILDFYPATEQISDIGGLDNLKDWLIRRGGAFSERARAYGLPNPRGLLLVGIQGTGKSLTAKAISHHWHLPLLRLDVGRLFGGLVGESESRTRQMINLAEALAPCVLWIDEIDKAFAGADGKGDGGTTSRVFGTFITWLAEKQSPVFVVATANNIQSLPPEMLRKGRFDEIFFVGLPSQKSREEIFSVHLGKVRPHNLKSYDIKRLAYETPDFSGAEIEQTIVEAMHIGFSQNRDFSTDDVLEAASQIIPLARTAQEQIQFLQDWAKSGKARLASRDDRFNVNPNS from the coding sequence ATGAGCTTTGGTGAAGAATTTGAATTACTGCTGCGGGCCCGTTATCCTCTCATCTATGTTACCACCCTAGAAGAAGAACGTCTCGAAAAAGCGATCGCCGATATTGCCAAACAGAGCAATAACCGTGCTGTCTATGTCTGGGATTTTGTGGATGGTTATCAAGATAATCCCAATAATGAGAACCTGGCTCGGCGTAATCCACTGCAAGCTCTTGAATTCGTCGAAAAGCTGCCGCCGAACATCGCCGCAATCGTAATTTTACGGGATTTCCAGCGCTTTTTAGAAGATATTTCCATCGCCAGAAAATTGCGAAATCTGACCCGTTCCCTGAAATCTCAGCCCAAAAACCTAATTATCGTCGCTCCTGAACTGTCTATCCCCTCGGATCTAACCGAAGTAATCACCGTCGTCGATTTTCCCCTCCCCAGTGGCGAAGAAATTAAACAGGAAATCCAGCGATTAATCGCTGCCACCGGACAACCCCTCAAAGAACCACTCCTCGATGAATTAGTGCTTTCTGCCCAAGGATTGTCCCTAGAGAGAATTCGTCGGGTTTTAGCCAAATGTTTAGCCAGTCACGGCAAAATTGAGCCAGAGGACGTGGAATTAATTTTGGCAGAAAAACGCCAATCGATTCGTCAAACCCAGATATTAGACTTTTATCCCGCCACAGAACAGATTTCTGACATCGGGGGACTAGATAATCTCAAAGATTGGCTGATTCGTCGCGGTGGTGCTTTTAGTGAACGCGCCCGCGCCTACGGTTTACCCAATCCCCGGGGTTTACTATTGGTGGGAATTCAGGGGACGGGTAAATCCCTGACAGCGAAAGCTATTTCCCATCATTGGCACTTACCGCTACTGCGTCTAGACGTGGGGCGTTTATTTGGCGGATTGGTGGGAGAATCGGAATCGCGTACCCGTCAGATGATTAATCTCGCCGAAGCTTTAGCTCCCTGTGTGCTGTGGATAGACGAAATCGATAAAGCTTTCGCCGGAGCAGATGGAAAAGGCGACGGGGGAACCACCAGCCGGGTTTTCGGGACTTTTATCACTTGGTTAGCCGAGAAACAATCGCCGGTTTTTGTCGTCGCTACAGCTAATAACATCCAATCTTTGCCCCCGGAAATGTTGCGAAAAGGACGCTTCGATGAGATATTTTTTGTCGGACTACCTAGCCAAAAGTCCCGCGAGGAGATTTTTAGCGTTCATCTGGGGAAAGTCCGGCCCCATAATCTGAAAAGTTATGATATCAAGCGACTAGCCTACGAAACTCCCGATTTTTCGGGGGCAGAAATCGAACAAACCATCGTGGAAGCGATGCACATCGGTTTTAGTCAAAATCGCGACTTTAGCACCGATGATGTGCTTGAGGCCGCTAGTCAGATTATACCCCTGGCTCGGACTGCTCAAGAACAGATTCAATTTCTACAGGATTGGGCTAAGTCTGGTAAAGCTCGTTTAGCCTCTCGCGATGATCGTTTTAATGTTAATCCTAATAGTTAA
- a CDS encoding SH3 domain-containing protein: MKRLSGLLQFMVGFVLGVAILVGGATAVAYMLLSGMNSNPPKPVFTEEKKEETKEEKTAVKPSPTATTPVPEQPQAEVKESPTAAPTAKAAPKPSPEARKRETTSEGYQARVTWQSGLSLRSQPTSESTRLGGLDYNTKVSVVGTSSDGQWQRVRLSDGREGWIKAGNISRVQ, from the coding sequence ATGAAGCGTTTATCTGGTTTATTGCAATTTATGGTCGGTTTTGTCCTGGGAGTGGCGATTTTGGTCGGTGGGGCTACTGCTGTCGCCTATATGCTGCTCTCCGGTATGAATTCTAATCCTCCTAAACCCGTCTTTACCGAGGAGAAAAAAGAGGAAACTAAGGAGGAAAAAACCGCCGTCAAACCTTCTCCCACCGCTACTACTCCCGTCCCAGAACAACCCCAAGCTGAGGTGAAAGAGTCTCCCACAGCTGCACCAACAGCAAAAGCTGCCCCGAAACCCAGTCCCGAAGCAAGAAAAAGAGAAACCACATCGGAGGGTTATCAAGCGCGGGTTACATGGCAAAGCGGTTTAAGTCTGCGCTCTCAACCCACCAGTGAATCGACTCGTCTCGGCGGTCTGGATTATAATACCAAGGTCAGTGTGGTGGGAACCAGCAGCGATGGCCAATGGCAGCGCGTGCGTCTGTCCGATGGTCGCGAAGGTTGGATTAAAGCGGGTAATATTTCCAGAGTCCAGTAA
- a CDS encoding phosphate-starvation-inducible PsiE family protein — protein MLKQIRKLIINFGQQWRDENFMKSIHLIENLVSKVLSVALIVVIIVSLYDLVVILIQDLFTTEPIGFFSKTLIEIFGLFLNILIALELLENVTAYLRKHIVQVELVVVTALIAISRKIIIFDPNKYSKDDLIALTVGTLALAASYWLIRKVNRDNRS, from the coding sequence ATGCTCAAACAGATACGGAAACTAATTATCAATTTTGGTCAACAATGGCGCGATGAAAATTTCATGAAGTCGATTCATCTCATTGAAAACTTAGTTTCTAAGGTTTTATCCGTAGCCTTAATTGTTGTTATTATTGTTTCTCTTTATGATCTAGTAGTTATCCTAATCCAAGATTTATTTACTACGGAACCCATCGGTTTTTTTAGCAAAACTTTAATTGAAATTTTCGGATTATTTCTCAATATTTTAATTGCCTTAGAGTTATTAGAAAACGTCACTGCTTACCTAAGAAAACACATCGTACAGGTTGAATTAGTTGTAGTTACTGCCCTGATTGCCATCTCTCGAAAAATTATTATTTTCGATCCCAATAAATACAGTAAAGATGATTTAATTGCCCTCACCGTGGGAACCTTAGCTTTAGCGGCAAGTTATTGGTTAATCAGAAAAGTTAATCGCGATAATCGTTCTTGA
- a CDS encoding nitrate ABC transporter ATP-binding protein (This model describes the ATP binding subunits of ATP-binding cassette (ABC) transporters for nitrate transport, or for bicarbonate transport, in bacteria and archaea.) gives MYTTTETINRATQTPTKEAFVTIEGVSKVYPTARGPYTVLKDVNLSINEGEFICVIGHSGCGKSTLLNMVSGFSSPTDGIVKVNGKKITKPGPDRMVVFQNYALLPWLSVFENVYLAVDAVSPNATEAQKRSIVREHLAMVGLTEAMDKTPPQISGGMKQRVSIARALSIRPEVLILDEPFGALDAITKEELQEELLKIWQDKRCTVLMITHDIDEALFLADKLVMMTNGPEAKIGEVMNIPFPRPRDRERIMEDPEYYRLRNYALDFLYNRFAHDDVS, from the coding sequence ATGTACACCACCACCGAGACAATTAACCGAGCAACCCAGACCCCCACTAAAGAAGCTTTTGTCACCATTGAAGGAGTTTCTAAGGTTTATCCCACTGCTAGAGGCCCCTACACCGTCCTCAAGGATGTTAATCTCAGCATCAATGAAGGTGAATTTATCTGCGTGATCGGTCACTCCGGTTGCGGTAAATCGACGCTATTAAATATGGTGTCGGGTTTTTCTTCTCCCACCGATGGCATTGTTAAAGTTAACGGTAAGAAAATTACTAAACCTGGGCCCGATCGCATGGTAGTGTTTCAAAACTATGCTTTGTTGCCTTGGTTAAGCGTTTTTGAAAATGTCTATCTTGCGGTAGATGCGGTGTCTCCCAATGCGACCGAAGCGCAAAAACGCTCGATCGTGCGCGAACATTTAGCTATGGTGGGTTTAACCGAAGCTATGGACAAAACCCCTCCCCAAATCTCCGGGGGGATGAAACAACGGGTTTCGATTGCTCGGGCCCTTTCTATCCGTCCGGAAGTGTTGATTCTCGATGAACCTTTCGGCGCGTTGGATGCGATTACCAAAGAGGAATTACAGGAAGAATTGCTGAAAATCTGGCAAGATAAACGCTGTACGGTGTTGATGATTACCCACGATATCGATGAGGCTCTTTTCCTCGCTGATAAGCTGGTAATGATGACCAATGGACCAGAAGCGAAAATCGGCGAAGTGATGAATATTCCTTTCCCCCGTCCCCGCGATCGGGAGAGAATTATGGAGGATCCTGAATATTATCGTCTGCGTAACTATGCCCTCGACTTCCTCTATAATCGTTTCGCTCACGATGATGTCAGCTAG
- a CDS encoding ABC transporter ATP-binding/substrate-binding protein (This model describes the ATP binding subunits of ATP-binding cassette (ABC) transporters for nitrate transport, or for bicarbonate transport, in bacteria and archaea.) produces MSLFVAVDNIDKVFPLSGGGEYVALKGIDLQIKKGEFISLIGHSGCGKSTLLNMIAGLDLPTEGVVTLQGQSIKKPGPDRMVVFQNYSLLPWLTVKENITLAVDQVLTQLSEDERKAEVEKYIDLVNLRHAVDKRPNELSGGMKQRVAIARALAIRPKVLLLDEPFGALDALTRGNLQEQLMQLCEEYEMTSVMVTHDVDEAVLLSDRIVMLTNGPGSKIGGILEVDIPRPRKRMEVVEHPSYYSLRSEIIYFLNQQKRIKKLRARKVEVIARHGLEKVNLEIGFVPLTACAPLAVAKEKGFFTKHGLDEVNLVRETSWRGIVDGIAGGFLDGAQMPSGMATWLTVGGYQDQPLPIVSALTMTRNGNGVTLAKRFYDEGVIDGNALKQMLLESREQRHIFGMVHPSSMHNLLLRYWLAASGIDPDKDVHLETIPPAQMVADLKTGSIDGYCVGEPWNLRAAMEGIGYTVATDLEIWQGHPGKALGVREDWANKYPNTHVALVKALLEGCRYCAEEGNQEEIRQILASRQYLSTNIDYIQLGDPNSYACSLDQPMKEYAHHLFYGEGVNRPSRTEHLWMMTQMARWGHIPFPRNWVEILERVCRVGVFSTAARELGLGDIKYRRTPILLFDGIEFDAEDPIGYLNSLEIKQNITMAEVAIDARPSAGESRKIA; encoded by the coding sequence ATGAGTTTGTTTGTTGCTGTCGATAACATTGATAAAGTCTTCCCCCTCAGTGGTGGCGGTGAATATGTGGCCTTAAAAGGGATCGATTTACAGATCAAAAAAGGGGAATTTATCTCCCTTATCGGTCACTCTGGTTGCGGAAAATCCACCCTCTTAAACATGATCGCCGGTTTAGATTTGCCCACGGAAGGAGTGGTGACTTTGCAAGGTCAAAGCATTAAAAAACCAGGGCCAGATCGCATGGTAGTCTTCCAAAACTATTCCCTTTTGCCCTGGTTAACCGTCAAAGAAAATATCACCCTCGCCGTCGATCAAGTTCTCACCCAACTATCAGAAGATGAAAGAAAAGCCGAAGTCGAAAAATATATCGATCTGGTCAATCTTCGTCATGCAGTGGATAAACGTCCCAACGAATTATCGGGGGGGATGAAACAACGGGTAGCGATCGCTCGCGCCCTAGCCATCCGTCCGAAAGTGCTGCTTTTAGACGAACCCTTTGGCGCGTTAGATGCCCTGACTAGAGGTAATCTACAGGAACAGTTAATGCAACTATGCGAAGAATACGAAATGACCTCGGTAATGGTGACGCACGATGTGGATGAAGCGGTGTTATTATCCGATCGCATCGTCATGCTCACCAACGGTCCCGGCTCAAAAATTGGCGGTATTTTGGAAGTAGATATCCCCCGTCCCCGCAAACGCATGGAAGTGGTAGAACACCCCAGTTACTACAGTCTCCGGAGCGAAATTATCTATTTCCTCAACCAACAAAAACGGATCAAAAAACTACGCGCTCGCAAAGTCGAAGTTATTGCCCGTCACGGTTTAGAAAAAGTCAATCTAGAAATCGGTTTTGTTCCCCTCACCGCTTGCGCGCCCCTAGCAGTGGCCAAAGAAAAGGGATTCTTTACTAAACATGGTCTAGATGAGGTGAATTTGGTCCGGGAAACCAGTTGGCGGGGCATTGTGGACGGGATCGCAGGGGGATTCCTCGACGGGGCGCAAATGCCCTCAGGAATGGCCACCTGGTTAACCGTCGGTGGTTATCAGGATCAACCTTTGCCGATTGTCAGCGCCCTGACTATGACTCGTAACGGTAACGGTGTCACCCTCGCTAAACGCTTCTATGACGAGGGAGTGATTGACGGTAATGCTTTAAAACAGATGCTATTGGAATCCCGGGAGCAGCGCCATATTTTTGGCATGGTTCACCCCTCCTCCATGCACAATTTGCTCCTGCGTTACTGGTTAGCGGCCTCTGGTATTGACCCGGATAAAGATGTTCACCTCGAAACTATTCCCCCGGCCCAAATGGTAGCTGACCTGAAAACCGGCAGTATTGACGGTTACTGTGTCGGTGAACCCTGGAATCTACGGGCCGCCATGGAAGGTATCGGTTACACCGTCGCTACCGACTTAGAAATCTGGCAGGGCCACCCGGGTAAGGCCCTGGGAGTCCGGGAAGATTGGGCCAATAAATACCCTAATACCCATGTCGCTTTAGTCAAAGCACTGCTGGAAGGTTGTCGCTACTGTGCTGAGGAAGGGAATCAGGAAGAAATTCGTCAAATCCTCGCCAGTCGTCAGTATCTTAGTACCAATATCGATTATATCCAACTGGGTGATCCCAACTCCTACGCGTGCAGTCTCGATCAACCGATGAAAGAATATGCACACCATCTGTTCTATGGAGAAGGGGTAAATCGTCCCAGTCGTACCGAACACCTCTGGATGATGACCCAAATGGCGCGCTGGGGCCACATTCCTTTCCCCCGTAACTGGGTAGAAATTCTTGAACGCGTCTGTCGGGTGGGTGTCTTTAGTACCGCGGCCCGGGAATTGGGTCTAGGGGATATTAAATATCGTCGCACACCGATTCTTTTATTCGATGGTATCGAGTTTGATGCCGAGGATCCGATCGGTTATCTCAATAGTTTAGAGATCAAACAAAACATCACCATGGCCGAAGTGGCTATTGATGCTCGTCCTAGTGCCGGCGAATCTCGCAAAATTGCCTAA
- the ntrB gene encoding nitrate ABC transporter permease, producing MASSVSRTGKGGFNFGKFWKKHSQDILPPIIGTLGFLIVWQLVSMLGLIKLPPPSDLITNERTRTYLMYPFFDRGGIDKGLFWQTLASLQRVLIGYFFAAVVGIGVGIMVGLNPFLNKALDPLFQFLRTVPPLAWVPLSLAALQQNQPAALFVIFITAVWPILINTTVGVQQIPQDYINVKQVLQLSSKKFFFKILIPSALPYIFTGLRIAIGLAWLAIIAAEIVMSGIVGIGFFIWDAYQNNYISDIILALFYIGGVGLLLDRFMAWLQTQIVRQ from the coding sequence ATGGCAAGTAGCGTCAGCAGAACAGGTAAAGGTGGTTTCAACTTCGGTAAATTCTGGAAAAAGCATTCCCAAGATATTCTTCCCCCTATTATCGGTACCTTGGGTTTTCTGATTGTTTGGCAATTAGTCTCGATGCTGGGATTAATCAAATTACCCCCCCCATCCGACCTAATCACCAATGAACGGACTCGTACTTATTTAATGTATCCTTTCTTTGATCGTGGGGGCATTGATAAGGGACTATTCTGGCAAACTTTAGCGAGTCTCCAACGGGTATTAATCGGTTATTTTTTTGCCGCAGTGGTGGGTATTGGAGTGGGGATTATGGTCGGTTTAAATCCTTTCTTAAATAAGGCACTCGATCCCCTTTTTCAATTCCTGAGAACAGTTCCTCCTCTCGCTTGGGTTCCCCTATCTTTGGCCGCTTTACAACAAAACCAACCCGCGGCTTTATTCGTTATCTTTATTACCGCAGTTTGGCCGATTTTGATTAATACCACTGTGGGTGTCCAACAAATTCCCCAGGACTATATCAACGTTAAACAAGTCTTGCAATTGTCCAGCAAAAAATTCTTTTTCAAGATATTAATTCCCTCGGCACTTCCCTACATCTTCACTGGTTTGAGAATTGCGATCGGTTTAGCTTGGTTAGCGATTATTGCGGCTGAAATTGTTATGTCGGGTATCGTCGGTATCGGTTTCTTTATCTGGGATGCCTACCAAAATAACTACATAAGTGATATTATTCTCGCTCTGTTTTATATCGGTGGTGTGGGTTTATTACTCGATCGCTTTATGGCTTGGTTGCAAACTCAAATCGTTCGTCAATAG